The following proteins are co-located in the Gloeocapsa sp. PCC 7428 genome:
- a CDS encoding cyclic peptide export ABC transporter, giving the protein MNLIWLLLRASWVNVAIAVLTGLISGGCSARLIALINSAVNQQSTYSLLWYFIGLAVVALLTSVISQVLLISLAQEAVYHLRLRLSQGILSSPLRHLEELGASRLLATLTEDVRTLSNTIFVIPFLCIDIAIIAGCLIYLGWLSGVVFLIVIVFLGTAIASTQFMLTQAGKFLSLAREEEDKLFKHFRAITEGIKELKLHAQRRQAFLSDELQISAATSRDYNLTAFKTFAIATSWGNLLFFTIVGLLIFVLPQLTNVSTSILSAYILTITYLLVPFQNILERLPALFRANVALHKIEKMGLALASQKEIHNSLDLSTTHWNKLELDRVTHTYRSDREDSHFVLGLSLTFHPGQLVFIVGGNGSGKSTLAKIITGLYIPESGNIRLDDKLINEHNLEWYRQHFSVIFSDFFLFDRLLGLETNSLDRQAKEYLEKLQLNTKVQVKNGLLSTTALSQGQRKRLALLTVFLEDRPIYLFDEWASDQDPYFREIFYNQLLLNLKQRGKTIIVISHDDRYFHLADRIIKLDYGKLEYDSTATYS; this is encoded by the coding sequence ATGAACCTCATTTGGTTACTACTGCGGGCTTCTTGGGTAAATGTAGCGATCGCTGTATTAACAGGACTCATTAGCGGTGGTTGTAGCGCCCGTCTGATCGCACTTATTAATAGTGCTGTCAATCAGCAATCAACGTATAGCCTTTTATGGTACTTTATTGGACTTGCAGTAGTTGCATTATTAACTAGTGTCATTTCGCAAGTTTTACTCATTAGTCTTGCTCAGGAAGCAGTTTATCATTTGCGGTTGCGTTTGAGCCAGGGAATTTTATCTTCGCCGTTGCGACATTTAGAAGAACTCGGCGCAAGTCGTTTACTCGCAACTTTAACCGAAGATGTACGAACGCTATCCAACACAATATTTGTCATTCCCTTCTTGTGTATAGACATCGCAATTATTGCAGGATGCTTAATTTATCTCGGTTGGCTTTCAGGTGTTGTCTTTTTGATTGTCATTGTGTTTTTGGGAACAGCGATCGCCAGTACGCAATTTATGCTGACTCAGGCGGGCAAATTCCTTTCCTTAGCGCGCGAGGAGGAAGACAAGTTATTCAAACACTTTCGCGCCATTACCGAAGGAATTAAAGAACTCAAACTTCATGCGCAGCGCCGTCAAGCATTTTTATCAGACGAATTGCAAATCAGTGCTGCGACATCTCGCGATTATAATCTAACAGCGTTTAAGACATTTGCGATCGCAACTAGTTGGGGGAACTTGCTTTTCTTCACTATTGTTGGTTTATTAATTTTTGTTCTGCCACAATTAACGAACGTTTCTACTTCGATACTTTCTGCCTATATTCTCACGATTACCTATTTACTCGTTCCTTTCCAAAACATTTTAGAAAGACTTCCAGCATTATTTCGTGCTAATGTTGCCTTGCACAAAATTGAAAAAATGGGGTTAGCCTTAGCAAGCCAAAAAGAAATTCATAACTCATTAGATTTATCAACAACTCACTGGAATAAGTTAGAACTCGATCGCGTTACTCATACCTATCGAAGCGATCGCGAAGATAGCCATTTTGTGTTAGGACTCAGTTTAACTTTTCATCCTGGTCAACTTGTGTTTATCGTTGGTGGTAATGGTAGCGGTAAATCAACCCTTGCCAAAATCATCACAGGGCTATATATTCCTGAATCAGGTAATATCCGCTTAGACGATAAACTCATCAACGAGCATAATTTAGAGTGGTATCGACAGCACTTTTCTGTTATCTTTTCTGATTTCTTTTTATTTGATCGTCTTTTAGGACTTGAAACAAATTCCCTCGATCGACAAGCAAAAGAATATTTAGAAAAACTTCAATTAAACACAAAAGTGCAAGTTAAAAATGGTTTACTTTCCACCACCGCCCTATCACAAGGTCAGCGAAAGCGCTTAGCGTTACTCACAGTATTTTTAGAAGATCGCCCGATATATCTATTCGATGAATGGGCATCTGATCAAGATCCGTATTTCCGAGAAATCTTCTACAATCAACTACTACTAAACCTCAAACAACGTGGTAAAACAATAATAGTCATCAGTCATGACGATCGCTACTTTCACTTAGCAGATCGAATCATTAAATTAGATTACGGCAAACTAGAATACGACAGCACAGCTACCTACTCATAG
- a CDS encoding flavin monoamine oxidase family protein, with protein sequence MKRRDFITTIAASAGSAYAAMKALDLLEQPATAQQPPSSKEPFQLQRRGSRKRAIILGAGLAGMAAAYELGKVGYECVILEARSRAGGRCWTLRGGDKLTEITGTTQTVQFDRGLYFNPGPARIPYHHVTIDYCKELGVELEVIVNLSRQQYIYQENAGPLSEKKVHVREAVTDMRGYISELLAKSINQNALNASLTTEDKERLIEFLRTYGGLDPDLFYKGSSRRGYATPQGAGLQPGEVGDPYDLSALLQLGFAGNEAFEWGFDQQMTMFQPVGGMDQIAKAFERRVGNLISYEAVVKEIRKLSDGVGIIYTDKSGNQRRIRGDYCICTIPLSVLKDIPSDFSPDMKAAIASVSYAVTGKSGLQFNRRFWEEDENIFGGISWTNQDINQIWYPSNDYLSRKGVVLGYYNFGSVAATVGALSPEARVALALEQGSKIHPQYKNHFENGLSLFWSNIPYSLGGWASYTTDVRAQYYPRLNEPDGNIYLAGEHLSYLTGWMAGALESARLVTAKINALA encoded by the coding sequence ATGAAGCGAAGAGACTTCATAACAACCATTGCTGCGTCTGCGGGTTCAGCATATGCGGCGATGAAAGCGTTGGATTTGCTAGAACAGCCAGCCACAGCACAACAACCACCATCGTCAAAAGAACCATTTCAGTTACAACGCCGAGGAAGTCGCAAGCGCGCGATCATCCTCGGTGCGGGTTTAGCAGGAATGGCTGCGGCTTATGAATTGGGCAAAGTCGGTTATGAATGTGTCATTTTAGAAGCGCGATCGCGTGCGGGTGGTAGATGCTGGACGTTGCGTGGCGGTGACAAACTCACCGAAATTACTGGCACAACACAAACAGTACAATTTGATCGCGGTTTATATTTCAATCCTGGACCTGCGCGGATTCCCTACCATCACGTAACGATCGACTACTGCAAAGAACTTGGTGTTGAGTTGGAAGTGATTGTTAACCTGAGTCGCCAGCAATACATCTACCAAGAAAACGCAGGTCCTTTGTCAGAGAAAAAAGTTCATGTGCGCGAAGCCGTCACCGATATGCGCGGCTATATCTCCGAACTTCTCGCCAAAAGTATCAATCAAAACGCGCTGAATGCATCCCTGACAACCGAGGATAAAGAAAGGTTAATTGAGTTTTTACGGACGTATGGCGGTCTTGACCCTGACTTATTTTATAAAGGGTCAAGCCGTCGCGGGTATGCAACACCACAAGGTGCAGGCTTGCAACCAGGAGAAGTTGGCGATCCTTATGATTTAAGTGCATTGTTGCAACTTGGTTTTGCTGGTAACGAAGCGTTTGAATGGGGCTTCGATCAACAAATGACGATGTTCCAACCTGTGGGGGGAATGGATCAAATCGCCAAAGCTTTTGAACGCCGTGTTGGTAACTTGATTAGTTACGAGGCGGTGGTTAAAGAAATTCGCAAGTTATCTGATGGCGTAGGGATCATCTATACGGATAAATCAGGAAACCAGCGCCGCATTCGCGGAGATTATTGCATTTGTACGATTCCTTTATCGGTGTTGAAGGATATCCCTTCTGACTTTTCTCCTGACATGAAAGCTGCGATCGCCAGCGTCAGTTATGCCGTGACTGGTAAAAGTGGCTTGCAATTCAATCGCCGTTTCTGGGAAGAAGACGAAAATATCTTCGGTGGAATTAGTTGGACTAACCAAGATATTAATCAAATTTGGTATCCCTCAAACGATTATCTTTCTCGCAAAGGCGTGGTATTGGGGTATTACAACTTTGGTTCTGTCGCTGCTACTGTAGGTGCTTTATCACCCGAAGCACGAGTCGCACTCGCCCTCGAACAAGGCAGCAAAATTCACCCCCAATACAAAAATCACTTTGAAAACGGTCTTTCCCTTTTCTGGTCAAACATTCCCTACAGCTTAGGTGGATGGGCAAGTTATACCACTGATGTTAGAGCACAATACTATCCCAGACTCAATGAACCCGACGGCAATATCTACTTAGCCGGAGAACACCTTAGTTATCTTACCGGATGGATGGCGGGAGCTTTGGAATCAGCGCGTTTAGTGACCGCCAAAATCAACGCTTTGGCATAA
- a CDS encoding RidA family protein, with translation MTRYLSRVFKLGRWLILSVCVSILLISLLGVDVQAAVKTAPWMVTFFGPPESPISSAVAVPPIKAYYWTSGTVPPVIDPNAPAGSRERYGDTKTQAIGTLERIQSLLQESGLSLSDAIYLRVYLVADPFKNNTVDYQGWFDAYAQFFNNPTNPVKVARSTLAVAGLVNPDWLIEIEAVAVYPKVGKSFPWYLLFH, from the coding sequence ATGACACGATATTTGAGCCGAGTTTTTAAACTAGGACGTTGGTTAATTCTGAGTGTTTGTGTCAGCATACTTTTAATAAGTCTTCTTGGTGTTGATGTCCAAGCAGCCGTAAAAACGGCACCCTGGATGGTTACATTTTTTGGTCCACCTGAGTCGCCCATTTCCTCGGCTGTTGCAGTACCGCCGATTAAGGCTTATTACTGGACGAGTGGTACAGTACCGCCTGTGATAGATCCCAATGCACCAGCGGGTAGTCGCGAACGTTATGGAGATACCAAAACTCAAGCAATTGGTACCTTAGAACGTATTCAATCGCTGCTACAAGAATCTGGTTTGAGTTTATCGGATGCGATCTATCTTCGCGTTTATCTTGTTGCCGATCCATTCAAAAACAACACTGTCGATTACCAAGGTTGGTTTGATGCTTACGCGCAGTTCTTTAACAACCCAACAAATCCTGTGAAAGTCGCACGTTCAACACTTGCGGTTGCAGGACTTGTTAACCCAGACTGGTTAATTGAAATTGAAGCGGTTGCAGTCTATCCAAAAGTTGGTAAATCATTCCCCTGGTATTTACTATTCCATTAA
- a CDS encoding diguanylate cyclase encodes MNSTMSQGVKGNTESSSPDEVARLQALYQCHILDTAPEKTFDGITTLAAYICQTPIAYISLVDTRRQWFKSKVGITTTETPRRFSFCTHTISQSDIFIIPDTLADERFATSPLVTSDPYIRFYAGVPLTTVEGYSIGALCVMDYVPRELTFAQVEALRKLALQTIQLIELRRNLGELDSATTRRQKIKQGSSFLKNVAAGFGLASLILIIISIVSYRNLNGLIRTYNQATNSHEILEKLEAVVSQMKDVETGQRGYVITGQDNYLEPYNAATASVTQQLEELRYLIGSDPKYQQHLKKLESLIQQRIAVSQYVIDTRKKFDFETAKKFMLLGRGKRLMNEIRQTIHEFEQQENAILQQRSRQAQANSYFTVSAFTAGIILNLCLLCAVYYFTYREINQRQQTELILEQERDFTSAVINTSGALVLVTDTQGKIVRFNQACEKLTGYLFSEVRGKTFWNLVISPEDVAQAIALFRQVQVEFPQQCENYWITKNGDRHLIAWSNTTLLDADGVVEYIISTGIDITEQKQIEATLRQTNTLQTAILDSTSYTVISTSIDGTICTFNRAAEKLLGYSAQEIVGKTTPVIFHDLQEIVQRSQALSAMGIHVTPGFDVFVAQARRGEIDEQEWTYIRKDGSQFPVLLSITALRDIDGNITGFLGIGSDITERKQAVEALRTSEARLNFTLEAAQMGIWNWDMLTHQVTFSERLALIFGFPPALRCATYQEFINVMHPDDRTIVEQSITRAVEGDGNYQVEFRIFLSDHTIHWIGSQGQVYYDDTHQATRLVGVSMDITERKLTEQALQQANAKLTGWVSELEERNREITLLGEMSEILQACQTVEEAYKTLPSLVQPLFPKLSGGIFLINASRNIVEAVATWGSISSSHTLFKSDDCWALRRGRLHYVENTHTGLVCQHLDCTGSSSVEYLCVPMMAQGEALGLLHLGCSELGLTQGKKQLAITVAEHIGWALANLKLREKLQNHSIRDALTNLFNRRYMEESLERELFRCDRKEQPLGVIMIDVDHFKRFNDTFGHEAGDVVLREIGLFVQNNIRKSDIACRYGGEELMLILPESSLDVVQQRAEQIREGVKHLRIQHRQQLLGTVTLSLGIACFPQHGSTPEALIQAADAALYHAKTTGRDRVVTA; translated from the coding sequence ATGAACTCAACAATGAGCCAAGGAGTCAAAGGTAACACCGAAAGTTCATCGCCAGACGAAGTTGCCAGACTACAAGCACTTTACCAGTGCCACATTCTTGATACGGCTCCTGAAAAAACCTTTGACGGAATTACGACCTTAGCTGCATACATTTGTCAGACACCTATTGCCTACATTAGCTTGGTCGATACACGACGCCAATGGTTTAAATCGAAGGTGGGAATCACAACGACAGAAACCCCGCGTCGCTTTTCTTTTTGTACGCATACTATTAGTCAATCGGATATTTTCATTATTCCAGACACCTTAGCTGATGAACGCTTTGCCACGAGTCCACTAGTAACTTCAGATCCTTATATTCGCTTTTATGCAGGCGTACCTCTGACTACGGTTGAAGGTTACAGTATAGGCGCGCTATGCGTTATGGATTATGTTCCGCGAGAACTCACTTTTGCCCAGGTAGAAGCATTACGGAAACTTGCGCTTCAAACGATTCAACTAATCGAGTTACGCCGAAATTTGGGAGAATTAGATAGTGCTACGACTCGACGTCAAAAAATAAAACAAGGTAGTTCTTTTCTCAAAAATGTTGCAGCAGGATTTGGTTTAGCTTCGCTAATTTTAATTATTATTAGTATTGTTTCCTACCGTAATCTGAATGGACTTATTCGCACTTATAACCAAGCAACAAACTCGCATGAAATCCTAGAAAAACTAGAAGCTGTAGTTTCTCAAATGAAAGATGTGGAAACTGGGCAGCGGGGTTATGTTATTACTGGTCAGGACAATTATTTAGAGCCATACAATGCAGCAACTGCTTCAGTTACTCAACAACTCGAAGAGTTGAGATATTTAATAGGAAGCGATCCAAAGTATCAGCAACATCTAAAGAAACTTGAGTCACTTATTCAGCAGAGAATTGCCGTTAGTCAGTATGTGATTGATACACGAAAGAAATTTGATTTTGAAACGGCAAAAAAATTCATGCTGTTAGGGCGAGGTAAACGCCTCATGAATGAAATTCGCCAAACTATCCATGAATTTGAGCAGCAAGAAAATGCGATTTTACAGCAGCGATCGCGACAAGCTCAAGCAAATTCTTACTTTACAGTTTCTGCCTTTACCGCTGGTATTATACTCAATCTGTGTTTGCTTTGTGCAGTATATTATTTCACATATCGAGAAATTAATCAGCGCCAGCAAACTGAGCTTATCCTCGAACAAGAACGTGACTTTACCTCCGCAGTAATCAATACAAGTGGTGCGTTAGTTCTCGTTACGGATACTCAAGGTAAAATTGTTCGTTTTAATCAAGCTTGTGAAAAGTTAACTGGCTATCTTTTTAGTGAAGTTAGAGGTAAGACTTTTTGGAATTTAGTTATTTCTCCAGAGGATGTCGCGCAAGCGATCGCGCTATTTCGCCAAGTGCAAGTTGAGTTTCCGCAACAATGTGAAAATTACTGGATAACCAAGAATGGCGATCGCCACTTAATTGCTTGGTCAAATACAACGCTACTCGATGCGGATGGAGTTGTTGAATATATCATTAGTACTGGTATCGATATCACCGAGCAAAAGCAAATTGAAGCAACCTTACGCCAAACCAATACGCTACAAACCGCAATTTTAGATAGTACAAGTTACACTGTTATCTCCACTAGCATAGATGGTACAATTTGTACATTTAATCGTGCTGCTGAAAAACTGTTAGGCTACTCTGCCCAAGAGATTGTCGGCAAAACAACACCAGTGATTTTTCACGATCTTCAAGAAATAGTACAGCGATCGCAAGCACTATCAGCTATGGGAATACACGTCACTCCTGGCTTTGATGTGTTTGTCGCCCAAGCACGGCGGGGAGAAATCGACGAACAAGAATGGACTTATATTCGTAAAGATGGTAGCCAGTTTCCAGTTTTGTTATCAATAACAGCTTTACGCGACATCGATGGTAACATTACCGGATTTCTCGGAATTGGAAGCGATATTACCGAACGCAAGCAGGCTGTAGAAGCATTACGCACTAGCGAAGCCAGGCTGAATTTTACTTTGGAAGCTGCCCAAATGGGAATATGGAACTGGGATATGCTAACGCACCAAGTCACTTTTTCTGAGCGGTTAGCTTTAATCTTTGGTTTTCCTCCAGCCCTTCGTTGTGCAACTTATCAAGAATTTATTAATGTCATGCACCCTGACGATCGCACAATTGTTGAGCAAAGTATTACTCGTGCAGTCGAAGGAGATGGCAACTATCAGGTTGAATTTCGGATTTTTTTATCAGACCATACCATACATTGGATAGGTAGTCAAGGGCAAGTTTATTACGATGACACTCATCAAGCAACGCGTTTGGTGGGTGTATCGATGGACATCACCGAACGCAAACTGACAGAACAAGCACTACAGCAAGCAAATGCAAAGTTAACTGGCTGGGTGAGTGAATTAGAAGAACGTAACCGCGAAATTACGCTCTTGGGCGAGATGAGTGAGATTCTACAAGCTTGCCAAACTGTAGAAGAAGCCTACAAAACTTTACCAAGTTTAGTACAACCTTTATTCCCAAAGCTATCTGGTGGAATTTTTCTGATTAATGCCTCTCGGAATATAGTCGAAGCGGTGGCAACGTGGGGTAGTATTTCTAGCAGCCATACGCTATTTAAATCAGATGATTGTTGGGCGCTGCGACGCGGTAGGTTGCATTACGTCGAGAACACGCACACAGGCTTAGTGTGTCAACATCTCGATTGTACTGGTTCTTCAAGTGTTGAATATCTCTGCGTACCAATGATGGCGCAGGGTGAAGCATTGGGACTATTGCATTTGGGTTGTTCAGAATTAGGGTTAACTCAAGGAAAAAAACAGCTAGCTATTACAGTTGCAGAACATATCGGCTGGGCGTTAGCTAACTTAAAATTGCGCGAGAAATTGCAAAACCACAGTATTCGCGATGCGCTGACAAATCTATTCAATCGCCGCTACATGGAAGAATCGCTCGAACGCGAACTGTTTCGCTGCGATCGCAAAGAGCAACCTTTAGGCGTGATTATGATCGACGTCGATCATTTTAAGCGCTTTAATGATACGTTCGGTCATGAGGCGGGTGATGTTGTCTTGCGCGAAATTGGCTTGTTTGTGCAAAACAATATTCGTAAATCAGATATTGCTTGTCGCTATGGTGGTGAAGAATTAATGTTAATTCTCCCTGAATCTTCTTTAGACGTTGTTCAACAGCGTGCAGAACAAATTCGTGAAGGTGTCAAACATTTACGCATTCAACATCGCCAACAACTACTAGGTACTGTAACGCTTTCACTGGGAATTGCTTGTTTTCCGCAACACGGTTCAACTCCCGAAGCCTTGATTCAAGCAGCAGATGCAGCACTATACCACGCTAAAACCACAGGACGCGATCGCGTTGTCACTGCTTAA
- a CDS encoding MFS transporter, producing MFPVEEPPDFGRGFRALLKNQPFMLMWIGQLFSQIADKVFFVLLIALLARYQTTPGMENSMRSTLMLAFTLPAIFFGSAGGIFVDRYQKKPVLVAADIVRGVLTIAIPWLPREFLILLILTFTISTVTQFFAPAEQAAIPLLVRRENLMAANALFATTTMGALIVGFAVGEPLLSLARNWNTEYGGELLVGGLYLLSGVIMQLVTFREKAPADIKLKTVHPWSDFKAGLRYLQRNRLVWNAMLQLTLLYSVFAALTVLTIELAAEIGLRETQFGFLLAASGVGMVVGAGVLGHWGDRFHHKPLPLYGFLSMAFVLAVFTFTSSLSLGLGLSALLGLGASLIGVPMQTLIQQQTPPEMHGKVFGFQNNAVNIALSLPLAITGPLADALGLRTVLLGMSIFVVIVGFWAWKNTRSTLRDVL from the coding sequence ATGTTTCCTGTTGAAGAACCACCCGATTTTGGTAGAGGATTTCGCGCCTTACTCAAGAATCAACCTTTCATGTTGATGTGGATTGGGCAGTTGTTTTCCCAAATCGCTGATAAAGTTTTCTTTGTTTTGCTGATTGCGCTGTTGGCGAGATATCAAACAACTCCAGGTATGGAAAACTCGATGCGATCTACACTCATGCTGGCATTTACACTACCCGCAATTTTCTTTGGTTCGGCTGGCGGAATCTTTGTCGATCGCTATCAAAAAAAACCTGTCCTTGTTGCAGCAGATATCGTGCGCGGTGTCCTCACGATCGCTATTCCGTGGTTGCCAAGAGAATTTTTAATTTTGTTAATTCTGACGTTTACTATCTCCACGGTGACACAGTTTTTTGCACCCGCAGAACAAGCTGCAATTCCGCTGTTGGTAAGGCGAGAGAATTTAATGGCAGCAAATGCCTTATTTGCAACAACAACAATGGGAGCATTAATCGTCGGCTTTGCGGTAGGAGAACCTTTGCTGAGTTTAGCGCGTAATTGGAACACTGAATACGGTGGAGAATTATTAGTAGGTGGGTTGTATTTACTTTCTGGCGTTATTATGCAACTTGTCACCTTCAGAGAAAAAGCCCCCGCAGATATCAAGTTAAAAACAGTTCATCCTTGGAGTGACTTTAAGGCAGGCTTGCGCTATCTCCAACGCAACCGCCTAGTGTGGAATGCGATGCTGCAATTAACACTTTTATACTCAGTGTTTGCAGCGCTAACCGTTTTGACAATTGAGCTTGCGGCAGAAATTGGTTTAAGAGAAACACAATTTGGCTTTTTATTAGCAGCTTCGGGAGTCGGGATGGTTGTGGGTGCAGGAGTTTTAGGACATTGGGGCGATCGCTTTCACCATAAACCTTTGCCTTTGTACGGATTTTTAAGTATGGCGTTTGTGCTTGCGGTATTTACTTTTACCAGTAGTTTATCATTGGGTTTGGGATTAAGTGCATTACTCGGCTTGGGTGCATCACTGATTGGTGTCCCAATGCAAACTTTAATTCAACAGCAAACTCCGCCAGAAATGCATGGTAAAGTGTTCGGATTTCAAAACAATGCAGTTAATATTGCCCTGAGTTTACCACTGGCAATTACTGGACCTTTAGCAGATGCCCTCGGCTTACGCACTGTGCTATTAGGAATGAGTATTTTTGTCGTTATCGTTGGATTTTGGGCGTGGAAAAACACGCGCAGTACGCTGCGCGATGTGCTTTGA
- the ilvB gene encoding biosynthetic-type acetolactate synthase large subunit yields the protein MKAPKRATGGYALIDSLKRHGVTHIFGYPGGAILPIYDELYRAEAAGGIQHILVRHEQGAAHAADGYARATGKVGVCFGTSGPGATNLVTGIATAHMDSIPMVIITGQVPRGAIGTDAFQETDIYGITLPIVKHSYVVREPKDMARIVAEAFYIASSGRPGPVLIDVPKDVGLEEFDYVPVEPGSVKLPGYRPTVKGNPRQIVQAIDLIRQARQPLLYVGGGAIAANAHAEVKQLAELFNIPVTTTLMGIGAFDEHHPLSVGMLGMHGTAYANFAVSECDLLICVGARFDDRVTGKLDEFASHAKVIHIDIDPAEVGKNRTPDVPIVGDVRNVLKELLRRIHAAGISSTPNQTQEWLNRINRWREEYPLVVPHHDHSIAPQEVIFEVGRQAPDAYYTTDVGQHQMWAAQFLKNGPRRWISSAGLGTMGFGLPAAMGAKVALPDEQVICISGDASFQMNLQELGTLAHYGINVKTIIINNGWQGMVRQWQQAFYGERYSSSNMEPAMPDFELLAKAYGIKGMVIRSRDELQDAIAEMLAHDGPVLVDAHVTRDENCYPMVAPGKSNAQMIGLPERPKEETVAELIYCSNCGAKNVSTNKFCPECGTKL from the coding sequence ATTAAAGCACCAAAACGGGCAACAGGTGGTTATGCCCTAATTGACAGTCTTAAACGTCACGGTGTCACACATATTTTCGGTTATCCTGGTGGTGCAATTCTGCCAATTTATGATGAACTGTATCGCGCCGAAGCTGCTGGCGGAATTCAGCACATTTTGGTAAGACACGAACAAGGTGCGGCGCATGCAGCCGACGGCTATGCGCGGGCGACTGGAAAAGTCGGAGTCTGTTTTGGAACTTCCGGTCCAGGGGCGACAAATTTAGTGACAGGAATCGCCACCGCACACATGGACTCGATCCCAATGGTCATTATCACTGGACAAGTACCGCGCGGAGCTATTGGTACAGATGCGTTTCAAGAAACTGATATCTACGGGATCACGCTACCAATAGTTAAACACTCGTACGTTGTGCGCGAACCCAAAGATATGGCGCGCATCGTCGCTGAAGCGTTTTACATCGCAAGTTCTGGACGTCCAGGACCTGTTTTGATCGATGTCCCGAAAGATGTTGGTTTAGAAGAGTTTGACTATGTTCCTGTAGAACCAGGAAGCGTTAAGCTACCAGGATATCGCCCGACGGTCAAAGGAAATCCTCGGCAAATTGTCCAAGCTATTGACTTGATTCGTCAAGCACGGCAGCCGCTATTGTATGTTGGTGGTGGCGCGATCGCCGCAAATGCCCACGCTGAAGTCAAACAACTCGCCGAATTATTTAATATTCCTGTAACAACAACGCTGATGGGGATCGGTGCGTTTGACGAACACCATCCGCTATCGGTAGGAATGTTAGGAATGCACGGTACAGCGTATGCGAATTTTGCGGTGAGTGAGTGCGACTTGCTTATTTGTGTTGGCGCAAGATTTGACGATCGCGTCACAGGTAAGTTAGATGAATTCGCTTCGCACGCTAAAGTCATTCACATCGACATCGATCCAGCAGAAGTTGGTAAAAACCGCACGCCCGATGTACCGATCGTTGGTGATGTGCGCAACGTTCTCAAGGAATTATTGCGCCGCATTCACGCTGCGGGAATCTCTAGTACGCCAAATCAAACGCAAGAATGGCTCAATCGCATTAACCGCTGGCGGGAAGAATATCCTTTGGTCGTACCACACCACGACCACAGTATTGCACCGCAAGAAGTCATTTTTGAGGTTGGTCGCCAAGCCCCAGATGCGTACTACACAACCGATGTCGGTCAACACCAAATGTGGGCAGCACAATTTTTGAAAAATGGTCCGCGTCGTTGGATTTCCAGCGCTGGATTAGGAACGATGGGCTTCGGCTTACCTGCTGCAATGGGCGCAAAAGTCGCGTTACCCGATGAGCAAGTTATTTGTATTAGTGGTGATGCTAGTTTCCAAATGAATCTCCAAGAGTTGGGAACACTAGCACATTATGGCATTAATGTCAAGACAATCATTATTAATAATGGTTGGCAAGGCATGGTACGTCAATGGCAACAAGCGTTTTATGGGGAAAGATACTCTTCCTCAAATATGGAACCGGCGATGCCAGATTTTGAGTTATTGGCAAAAGCGTATGGTATCAAAGGAATGGTGATTCGCAGTCGCGATGAATTACAAGATGCGATCGCCGAAATGCTAGCGCATGATGGTCCAGTTTTAGTTGACGCCCACGTGACCCGCGATGAAAACTGCTATCCTATGGTTGCCCCAGGTAAGAGCAATGCTCAAATGATTGGCTTACCCGAACGCCCCAAAGAGGAAACAGTAGCTGAACTCATCTATTGCAGCAACTGCGGTGCAAAAAACGTCAGCACGAACAAATTCTGTCCAGAGTGCGGGACTAAATTGTAA